A stretch of the Malus domestica chromosome 08, GDT2T_hap1 genome encodes the following:
- the LOC103441156 gene encoding homeobox-leucine zipper protein ATHB-8 (The RefSeq protein has 1 substitution compared to this genomic sequence) has protein sequence MMAVTSSCKDGGMKMQMDNGKYVRYTPEQVEALERLYHECPKPSSMRRQQLIRECPILSNIEPKQIKVWFQNRRCREKQRKEASRLQTVNRKLTAMNKLLMEENDRLQKQVSQLVYENSYFRQQTQNATLATTDTSCDSVVTSGQHHLTPQQHPPPPPRDASPAGLLSIAEETLAEFLSKATGTAVEWVQLPGMKPGPDSIGIVAISHGCTGVAARACGLVGLDPTRVAEILKDRPSWFRNCRSVDVLNVLSTGNGGTIELLYMQLYAPTTLAPARDFWLLRYTSVLEDGSLVVCERSLNNTQNGPSMPPVQNFVRAEMLPSGYLIRPCEGGGSILHIVDHMDLEPWSVPEVLRPLYESSTLLAQKTTMAALRNLRQISQEVSQPNSAGWGRRPAALRALSQRLSKGFNEAVNGFTDEGWSVLESDGVDDVTLLVNSSPGKMMSANLYTNGVPSMSTAVLCAKASMLLQNVPPAILLRFLREHRSEWADRSIDAYSAAAIKAGPCNMLGPRAGSFGDQVILPLAHTIEHEEFMEVIKIENMGHYREDMMMPAADIFLLQLCSGVDENAVGTCAELVFAPIDASFSDDAPILPSGFRIIPLDSRMDTPSPNRTLDLASALEVGPAGSRASGDNAGHSGNTKSVMTIAFQFAFEIHLQENIAAMARQYVRSIIASVQRVALALSPSHFGSHAGFRPPPGTPEAQTLAGWICQSYRCYLGGELLKTEGSESILKSLWHHSDAILCCSLKAMPVFTFANQAGLDMLETTLVALQDITLEKIFDDNGRKTLCSEFPQIMQQGFMCLQGGICMSSMGRPISYERAVAWKVLNEEETAHCICFMFINWSFV, from the exons ATGATGGCGGTGACGTCATCCTGCAAAGATGGTGGGATGAAGATGCAGATGGACAATGGCAAGTACGTAAGGTACACGCCGGAGCAGGTGGAAGCTTTGGAGCGGTTGTACCATGAGTGCCCGAAGCCGAGCTCCATGCGCCGCCAGCAGCTCATCCGTGAGTGCCCTATCCTCTCCAACATCGAGCCTAAGCAGATCAAAGTCTGGTTCCAAAACCGCAG ATGTAGAGAGAAGCAGCGGAAGGAGGCGTCGAGGTTGCAGACCGTGAACAGAAAGCTGACGGCGATGAATAAGCTTCTGATGGAGGAGAATGATCGGTTGCAGAAGCAGGTGTCTCAGCTGGTCTACGAGAACAGCTACTTCCGCCAACAGACACAAAAT GCGACTTTAGCCACGACAGACACAAGTTGTGATTCGGTGGTGACGAGCGGTCAACACCATTTGACTCCGCAGCAGCATCCACCACCACCGCCAAGGGATGCGAGCCCTGCAGG acTTCTGTCCATTGCAGAGGAAACTTTAGCAGAGTTTTTATCAAAGGCCACTGGGACTGCTGTGGAGTGGGTCCAATTGCCTGGGAtgaag CCTGGTCCGGATTCCATTGGAATCGTTGCAATTTCTCACGGTTGCACTGGTGTGGCAGCACGTGCATGCGGCCTTGTAGGTCTAGACCCTACAAGA GTCGCTGAAATCCTCaaagatcggccttcgtggttcCGAAACTGCCGATCTGTGGATGTGCTGAACGTGTTGTCCACTGGCAATGGTGGAACCATTGAACTGCTTTACATGCAG CTCTATGCACCCACAACTTTGGCTCCAGCTCGAGATTTCTGGTTGCTTCGCTACACATCGGTACTAGAAGATGGTAGTCTCGTG GTCTGTGAAAGATCACTTAACAACACACAGAACGGTCCTAGCATGCCACCGGTGCAGAATTTTGTGAGAGCAGAAATGCTGCCGAGCGGGTATCTAATTAGACCTTGTGAAGGTGGTGGCTCGATCCTTCACATTGTTGATCATATGGATTTGGAG CCTTGGAGTGTACCCGAAGTGTTGCGCCCGCTTTATGAGTCATCAACACTTCTTGCTCAGAAGACAACTATGGCG GCATTACGCAACCTGAGGCAGATTTCTCAAGAAGTTTCTCAGCCTAATTCCGCTGGTTGGGGAAGAAGGCCTGCAGCTCTCCGTGCTCTTAGTCAGAGATTGAGCAA AGGTTTCAATGAAGCAGTTAACGGGTTTACAGATGAGGGATGGTCTGTTCTAGAAAGTGATGGTGTTGATGATGTTACCCTTCTTGTGAACTCGTCTCCGGGCAAGATGATGAGTGCAAATCTTTATACCAATGGAGTTCCATCTATGAGCACTGCAGTCTTATGTGCCAAAGCATCCATGTTACTCCAA AATGTGCCTCCAGCCATACTTCTTAGATTCTTGCGAGAACACCGATCAGAGTGGGCTGACAGAAGCATTGATGCTTATTCAGCTGCTGCTATCAAAGCTGGTCCCTGCAACATGCTAGGGCCTCGAGCTGGAAGTTTCGGGGATCAGGTTATTCTTCCCCTGGCTCACACAATTGAGCATGAAGAG TTCATGGAGGTCATTAAGATTGAAAACATGGGCCACTATCGAGAGGATATGATGATGCCTGCAGCTGACATTTTCCTCTTGCAA CTGTGCAGCGGAGTGGATGAGAATGCCGTCGGGACCTCCGCTGAACTAGTATTTGCTCCcattgatgcatcattttcGGATGATGCTCCAATTCTACCTTCTGGTTTTCGCATCATCCCTCTTGATTCTCGGATG GATACTCCGAGTCCAAACCGTACGCTTGATCTTGCctcagctcttgaagttggacCTGCAGGAAGCAGAGCATCTGGTGATAATGCTGGCCACTCTGGCAATACAAAGTCTGTGATGACAATAGCATTCCAGTTTGCATTTGAAATTCACCTCCAAGAAAATATAGCCGCCATGGCTCGGCAGTATGTGCGCAGTATCATAGCATCAGTGCAGAGGGTGGCACTGGCACTCTCCCCGTCTCATTTTGGTTCGCATGCTGGTTTCCGGCCTCCACCTGGCACCCCTGAAGCACAAACACTTGCTGGTTGGATCTGTCAGAGCTATAG GTGCTATCTGGGTGGAGAACTACTAAAAACCGAAGGAAGCGAGTCCATTCTCAAATCCCTTTGGCATCACTCGGATGCAATCTTATGTTGCTCCTTGAAG GCAATGCCAGTTTTTACATTCGCAAACCAGGCAGGCCTTGACATGCTTGAGACGACGTTAGTTGCACTTCAAGACATAACACTGGAGAAGATTTTTGATGACAACGGAAGGAAGACCCTATGCTCCGAGTTCCCGCAGATAATGCAGCAG GGTTTTATGTGTCTTCAAGGAGGAATATGCATGTCAAGCATGGGAAGGCCGATCTCGTACGAGAGAGCAGTGGCATGGAAGGTGTTGAACGAAGAAGAAACTGCTCACTGCATCTGCTTCATGTTCATCAACTGGTCATTTGTTTAA